TTAGCTTTTTGATTTATCTGATGTAGACTCATAAATGATAATACATGATTTAATAGGATAAGTAATAAGGTGAAAAGTGAGTATCCGTACAGTTCAATAGGTATGTCATTAATATAGTATAGAGAAAACAAACTTGTAAAAAAAACGTTAATAAGCCAGGTACATATTTTTAATAAGAATTGTTTGAATCAGACGCCCAAACACGTGGTAGATATAAGCGATTACGCTGGTCACGTAGATGGTATAGTTGTGAAACTGATAACTAAGAAAAAGTGATAGGAGCAGAATTAGAAACTGCTCCATGACAATGGTGTTGAAAGCAAAAGGAGTGTAATAATTTAGGATTCGATTACCTGGAAACTGTGAGGATAGTTTGTTGAAAAAGGCTGGTATTCATAGGATTTCTTCCAGTTCATGAAGCATAAATAAACTCGGAAAAAGGAAATAAAATTGTAGGGTAGACATGAAAGCCGGTCCTTTCTAGATAACATGAGGTTCATTTAGAGTTTGCGTGTAGTATCTCCAAATAAAACTGGACAACTTCCTGGTCTGTAAAGTCTTGTCCTTTTTTGAGCCACCAGGTCAATGTCTCGATAAAGTTGGACACGACTAAGTGTTGGAGGTAAGAAATAGGTAGACTCGGGTGACCTTCTTTTAAATCATCAGCTAGCACGGAATAGACATGGTGTTCTAGTTCTTTATGGAGTTGACGGAGGAAGTAGTCATTTTTGGAAAATAGCAGACTAGTGATATGGTCTTGGTTTTTCTGAAAATGCAGAAAGAGGTGGGCGAGGTAATCTTTGGTTGAAATGGCTTGCTCTCTTTCAAAGAGATGATGGAAGAGGTAGCGACAGAGCTCATCCAGAAGTAGCTCCTTGCTCTCATAGTGACAGTAAAAGGTAGAACGTCCCACATCTGCGAGATCAATGATATCCTGAACAGTAGTAGCCTCGTAGCCCTTAGCATTCAAAAGTTGTAGAAAAGCTTGATAGATAGCTTTTTTTGTTTTACTGATACGGCGGTCAATCTTAGTCATATGGACATTTGAGGCAAATTGTTCAGAACTGAATAAAGCTGACGCTTTGCTTCTATCCTTTCTTTGAGTTTTAGTGGATAATGATAATGAACAAGATGTTCATGAATCTATTATAACAAAGGAATGAGAAATATGAAGGCAAAATATGCTATTTGGTTAGCTTTTTTCTTAAATTTGACTTATGCCATTGTCGAGTTTATTGCAGGTGGAGTATTTGGTTCGAGCGCTGTTCTTGCTGACTCTGTGCATGACTTGGGAGATGCGATTGCAATTGGAATATCAGCTTTTCTAGAAACCATCTCTAATCGTGAAGAAGATAATCAGTACTCCTTGGGTTATAAGCGGTTTAGTCTGCTAGGAGCCTTGGTAACAGCGATAATACTCATGACAGGATCTGTTCTAGTCATTTTGGAAAATGTTACGAAGATTTTAAATCCGCAACCAGTCAATGACGAGGGGATTCTCTGGTTAGGGATTATTGCGATTACTATTAATGTGTTAGCGAGTCTAGTGGTTAGTAAGGGAAAGACAAAGAATGAGTCTATTCTGAGTCTGCATTTTCTGGAAGATACCTTGGGTTGGGTGGCTGTTATCTTGATGGCCATTATTCTTCGATTTACGGATTGGTATATCCTAGATCCGCTTTTGTCCCTTGTCATTTCTTTCTTTATTCTTTCAAAAGCCCTTCCACGTTTTTGGTCTACAGTCAAGATTTTTTTGGATGCTGTGCCGGAAGGTATTAATATCAAGCAAGTAAAGAGTGGCCTGGAGCGATTGGACAATGTGGCTAGCCTTAATCAGCTTAATCTCTGGACTATGGATGGTTTGGAAAAAAATGCCATTGTCCATGTTTGTATAAAAGAAATGGGGAATATGGAAGCTTGTAAAGAATCTATTCGAATTTTCCTCAAAGATTGTGGTTTCCAAAATATTACCATTGAAGTGGATGCTGACTTAGAAACCCACCGAGAACATAAGCGTCAGGTGTGTGACTTGGAGCCGAATCATGGGCATCGTCATTAGAAAAAAATGAAAAATACTTGGGTACTATCTTATTTGGAATAGAGTAATTTTTTTATTATTTAGATATATTAAAAGATTGGTAAGTTAAGAGCATTGTATAAACTCCATTACATGATTGATAATTATAAAAAATTTTTCGATTAGATACAAAATGCTTGACTTGGAGTCAACTCAAAGTTATATAATAAGATAAGTGAGTTAGAATAGCTTAAATTCAGTGAATGAGAGGAGGTTAGTGTATGAATATTAAATCTGCTAGTGACTTGTTGGGAATTTCAGCGGATACGATTCGGTACTATGAACGGGTTGGTCTTGTGCCACCGATTACTCGAACTGCAACTGGAATTCGTGATTTTCAAGATCATGATATTGAAGCTCTGGAATTTATTAAGTGTTTTCGTTCGGCAGGTGTCTCTGTAGATAGTTTAGTTGACTATATGTCTCTCTACCAAAAGGGGGATGAAACGCGAGAGAAAAGGCTTGGTATTTTAGAAGAGGAAAAGAAAAAATTAGAGGAGCGCTTGTCTCAGTTACAGGTGGCTTTAAATCGCTTAAATCTCAAAATTAAACTTTACAAGGAAGGAAAAATTTAAATGAAATCAGCAGTATATACAAAGGCAGGTCAGGTTGGTCTTGCTACAATTGAACGTCCGCAAATTATAGACGCAGATGATGCGATTATTCGTGTAGTTCGTGCGTGCGTTTGCGGATCGGATCTATGGAGGTACCGTAATCCAGAAACGAAAGCTGGACACAAAAATAGTGGACACGAAGCGATTGGGATTGTCGAAGAAACTGGGGAATCCATTACGACGGTGAAACCAGGTGACTTTGTCATTGTCCCTTTTACCCATGGATGTGGTGAATGTGATGCCTGTCTTGCTGGCTTTGACGGTTCTTGCGATAATCATATTGGTAATAACTTGGGAGGCGATTTTCAGGCGGAATATATTCGTTTTCACTATGCAAACTGGGCGCTGGTTAAAATCCCTGGACAACCTTCTGACTACACAGAAGGTATGCTAAAGTCCCTCTTGACTCTTGCAGATGTTATGCCGACAGGCTATCATGCGGCGCGTGTTGCTAATGTTCAAAAAGGGGATAAGGTTGTGGTCATTGGTGATGGTGCTGTAGGTCAATGTGCTGTCATCGCGGCGAAGATGCGTGGTGCGTCGCAAATTATCCTCATGAGTCGTCATGAAGATCGTCAAAAGATGGCTCTGGAGTCGGGTGCGACAGCTTTTGTAGCTGAGCGAGGTCAAGAAGGTATTGCCAAGGTGCGTGAAATTCTCAGTGGCGGAGCGGACGCAGCACTTGAATGTGTTGGTACGGAGGCTGCTGTAGAACAGGCGCTAGGTGTCCTTCATAATGGAGGGCGTATGGGATTTGTAGGAGTCCCACACTATAATAATCGTGCTCTTGGTTCGACATTTATGCAAAATATCTCTGTAGCAGGTGGGGCAGCTTCTGCGACAACATATGATAAGCAATTTTTACTAAAAGCCGTCCTTGATGGTGATATCAATCCAGGCCGTGTCTTTACTTCAAGCTATAAATTAGAAGATATTGATCAAGCTTATAAAGATATGGATGAACGTAAGACCATTAAGTCTATGATTGTGATGGCCTAAAAAAGAAAATCCTAATGGAGATTTGAGACTCTCTATTAGGATTTTTTGTCATTTTTAATTTGTGGAGTTATGGCAGAGTACTCTCTCTCAATGTCAGTCTGGTTCCCAGCATGGTTAGGCTAGGGATTTTCCGACCGTGGAGTACTTCCTTATTAAGAATATCCATACCTGCTCGGCCCATTTCTTCGGTATAGACGGTGATGCTAGAGAGGGGAGGATAGACTTGCTTGGTCAGGCTAGTATCGTTAAAGGAAATAAGACTGACGCGGTCTGGCAGGTTGATTCCAGCTTCTTGGAGCGCACGGAGGGAACCGATAGCTAAACTATCGCTGGCTGCGAAAAAGGCTGGCGGGAGTTGATCTCCCAAGTTCTGAATGGCTTCCTTCATCAAGTCATAGCCAGACTGGGCGGTAAAGCTTCCTTGAAAGACCAGTTCATCATGATAAATTCCCTTCGCTTGACTGTAGTTTCTGAAATTTTCCAGCCGCTTATCCTCAATGATTTCTTCTTGGTCGGTTGTTTCCTCAAGCCCTGTTAGAATCCCAATACGGTCCATCCCTTGACTGAGGAAATAATCGACAACCTGTTTCATGGCAGTGTAAAAGTCCGTGATAATGCAGGTGTGTCCCAGTGAGAGGGTATCACTGTCTAGAAAGACAAGAGGCTTTTGGTATTCTTCAAAGGCAGAGATCTGAGCTCGACTAAACTTTCCGATGCAGAGAATCCCGATGACTTCCTCGCTCAGTGTAAAAGGATGGTCATTAAAATAGCGTAAAATATCATAGTCCAGTTCTTGGGCTCTTTTTTCTATGCCTAGGCGAATCTGGTAGTAGTAGAGATCGTCTAGCTCCCCTTGTTCGCTGACCCATTGGATAATGGCAATCTTTTGCTTGGGCTTGTGGGACTCGCCTGTCTTGAGGTGCTTGGTGTAGCCCAGCTCTTCAGCAACAGTTAAAATACGGTGTCTGGTTTCTTCTGTAACAGATAGACTCTGGTCGCGATTGAGGACACGGGATACGGTCGCGATAGAGACAGAGGCTAGCTGTGCAATGTCTTTTAAGGTAGCCATAAATCCTCCTTGATTAGATTAGTATATCATATTTTTCTGCTTTTTACCGATAGTTTAGTAAAATTTTAGTAAAAAGGATTGACCTTGGAAAATCCCTTGGATACAATAGAAGAAAACGATTACACGTTAAGGTGACTTAACGGACAGTAAAAGGAGAAATCATATGACACAACATCTTACTGCTGAAACTCTTCGCAAAGACTTTCTTGCTGTTTTTGGTCAAGAAGCAGACCAAACTTTCTTTTCACCAGGTCGTATCAATTTGATTGGTGAACACACAGACTACAACGGTGGGCACGTTTTTCCTGCTGCTATTTCCTTGGGAACTTACGGTGCAGCTCGTAAGCGTGACGACCAAGTTTTACGTTTCTACTCAGCTAACTTTGAGGACAAGGGTATTATCGAAGTGCCTCTCGCCGACCTCAAGTTTGAAAAAGAGCACAACTGGACCAACTATCCAAAAGGTGTCCTTCATTTCTTGCAAGAAGCTGGACACGTGATTGACAAAGGTTTTGATTTTTATGTTTATGGGAATATCCCAAATGGTGCTGGCTTGTCTTCTTCAGCATCCCTTGAACTCTTGACAGGAGTCGTGGCAGAGCATCTCTTTGATTTAAAATTAGAGCGTCTCGATTTGGTTAAAATTGGAAAACAAACAGAAAATAACTTTATCGGAGTCAACTCTGGTATCATGGACCAATTTGCTATTGGTATGGGGGCTGATCAACGTGCTATTTACCTTGATACCAACAACTTAGAGTATGATTTGGTACCACTTGATTTGAAGGACAATGTCGTTGTTATCATGAACACTAACAAACGCCGTGAATTGGCGGATTCTAAATACAATGAACGTCGTGCTGAGTGTGAAAAAGCAGTGGAAGAATTGCAAGTTGCTTTAGATATTCAGACCTTGGGTGAATTGGATGAGTGGGCCTTTGACCAATACAGCTATCTGATTAAAGATGAAAATCGTTTGAAACGTGCTCGCCATGCTGTGCTTGAAAACCAACGTACCCTCAAAGCTCAAGTAGCCCTTCAAGCAGGAGATTTGGAAACATTTGGTCGTTTGATGAATGCGTCACACGTTTCTCTGGAGCATGACTATGAAGTAACTGGTTTGGAATTGGATACTCTTGTTCACACAGCTTGGACACAAGAAGGTGTTCTCGGTGCTCGTATGACAGGGGCAGGTTTTGGTGGATGTGCCATTGCCTTGGTTCAAAAAGATGCTGTTGATGCCTTTAAGGAAGCTGTTGGCAAACACTACGAGGAAGTAGTTGGATACGCTCCAAGCTTCTATATCGCTGAAGTTGCAGGTGGCACTCGCGTCCTTGACTAGTCAAAAGGAGGCTCTATAGTGACCTTAGTAGATAAATTTGTAACACATGTCATTTCTGAAAGTTCATTTGAGGAAATGGATCGAATCTACCTGACCAATCGTGTCTTGGCACGAGTGGGAGACGGTGTTTTGGAAGTTGAGACCAATCTGGATAAAGTGATTGACCTCAAGGACCAGCTGGTTGAGGAAGCTGTTCGATTAGAAACGATTGAGGATAGTCAGACTGAGCGTGAAATCCTCGGTGCTGAACTGATGGACTTGGTGACCCCTTGTCCAAGTCAGGTCAATCGTGACTTTTGGGCAACCTACGCCCGATCTCCTGAGCAATCGATAGAGGATTTTTACCAACTCAGTCAGAAAAATGACTACATCAAACTCAAGGCCATTGCTAAAAATATTGCTTATCGTGTTCCATCTGATTACGGTGAACTTGAAATTACTATCAATCTCTCTAAGCCTGAAAAGGATCCCAAAGAGATTGCGGCAGCCAAGTTGGTGCAAGCTAGTAATTATCCTCAGTGTCAGCTTTGTCTAGAGAATGAGGGCTATCATGGTCGGGTCAACCACCCAGCTCGTAGCAACCACCGTATTATCCGCTTTGAAATGGCGGGTCAGGAGTGGGGGTTCCAGTATTCGCCCTATGCTTACTTTAATGAGCACTGTATTTTCTTAGATGGCCAGCATCGTCCCATGGCTATCAGTCGTCAGAGTTTTGAGCGTCTGCTAGCTATCGTAGAGCAGTTTCCGGGCTATTTTGCTGGATCTAATGCCGACTTGCCGATTGTGGGGGGCTCTATTCTAACTCATGATCATTATCAGGGAGGCCGTCACGTATTTCCTATGGAATTGGCTCCCTTGCAAAAGACTTTCTCTTTTACTGGTTTTGAACAGGTCAAGGCTGGGATTGTCAAGTGGCCTATGTCTGTCCTACGTTTGACTTCGGATTCCAAAGAGGAACTAATCAACTTGGCTGACAAGATTTTGCAGGAATGGCGCCAGTATTCAGATCCTGCAGTGCAGATTTTGGCAGAAACAGACGGGATACCGCATCATACCATTACACCTATAGCGCGTAAGCGTGATGGACAGTTTGAGTTGGACTTAGTCTTGAGAGACAATCAGACTTCTGCAGAACATCCTGATGGCATCTATCATCCTCACAATGATGTTCAACATATCAAGAAGGAAAATATCGGCTTGATTGAGGTCATGGGCTTGGCAATCTTGCCACCACGTCTAAAAGAAGAAGTGGAGCAAGTCGCTAGCTATCTTGTAGGAGAAGCTGATACGGTTGCCTCTTATCATCAGGAATGGGTAGACCGACTTAGAGCCCAATATCCAGACATAACAGATAAAGAAAAAGCTCTTGAAATCGTCAAGGACTCTGTTGGTGCTATCTTTGCGCGTGTACTTGAGGATGCAGGAGTCTACAAGCAGACGGAACAAGGGCAGACAGCCTTTATGCGCTTTGTGGAACAGGTCGGAATTTTACCAGACTAGGAGCTTTCTCCTTGCATAGTCCTATAAAAAGTAGTATCATAGTGTCGTTTGAAATATCAGGAGGAAACGATGAAAGATTTTCATTTTGACGCTATATCTGCCTTTGAAAATTACGAAATTGAACAAATGAGAGATGGTCACGTTGTGGTGACGACCAAAGTAGTGGACTCGTCGCTCAACTACTATGGCAATGCCCATGGAGGCTATCTCTTTACCCTTTGTGACCAGATCAGCGGTTTGGTGGTCATCTCGCTGGGGCTAGATGGAGTGACACTCCAGTCCTCTATCAACTACCTTAAGGCAGGAAAACTCGACGATGTGCTGACCATTAAAGGAGAATGTGTCCATCAAGGTCGTACAACCTGTGTCGTGGATGTTGATATTACCAATCAAGAGGGCAGAAATGTCTGCAAGGCAACCTTCACCATGTTTGTCACAGGCCAGCGGTCAGAAGATAGACAGGTAAGGATATAGATATAGATAAACAAAAAGAGGCTCGCACCTCTTTTTCTTATTTCTTTTTATGATTTAATACTGCATTGAGGACAATGGCGAGTAGACTGGCTACGACGATTCCGTTTGAGAAGAACATTTGGAAGGCTGTCGGCATGCTGATAAAGAGATTACTGTTGTTGAGTCCGACACCTGCAGCGATGGAAACTGCTGCGATAAGAAAGTTGTGTTCATTGTTAGCAAAGTCAACACGAGCGAGGATTTGCATCCCTTGAATAGATACAAAACCAAACATCACCAGCATGGCACCACCGAGGACAGGGCTTGGAATGATTTGGGCAAGGGCGCCAAACTTAGGAAGGAGTCCAAGGAGAACCAGGAAACCAGCTGCGTAGTAGATTGGCAGGCGAGTCTTGATACCTGACAATTTAACCAAACCAACGTTTTGTGAAAATCCTGTGTAAGGGAAGGTGTTAAAGATTCCTCCGAGAAGTACGGCCAAACCTTCTGCGCGGTAACCGTTGCGAAGGCGCGTGCTGTCGATTGGGTCTTTCGTGATATCAGACAAGGCTAGGTAAACACCAGTCGACTCAACCATAGATACTGTTGCGATGATACACATCATTACAATAGATGAGATTTCAAAGGTTGGCATCCCAAAGTAGAGTGGAGTTGGGACATGGACAAGTGGTGCTGCTGCAACAGGAGAGAAGTCAACCAAGCCCATGCTGGCAGCAATGGCAGTTCCAACAACCAGACCAATCAAAATAGAGATAGACTTGATAAATCCTTTGGTAAAGATGTTAATCAAGAGGATAATTAGAACAGTGATAGCTGCAAGCAAGAGACATTGACTAGTTGGCTCTGGAACGTTATTTCCCATATTTCCAATAGCGACAGGAATCAAGGTTAAACCAATCGTGGTAATAACAGATCCTGTTACGATAGATGGGAAGAGATTGGCAACTTTTGAGAAGATGCCTGAAACAAGAACCACGTAAATCCCTGATGCGATAAGGGCACCAAACATAGCACCACTACCATGGCTTTGCCCAATCATAATCAAGGGAGCGACGGATTGGAAAGCAACTCCAAGAACGACTGGGAGTCCAATCCCAAAGTATTTGTTGAGTTGGAGTTGGAGGAAGGTTGCCACCCCACACATGAAGATATCTGTGGAAATCAGGTAGGTCAACTGCTCAGTTGAATAGCCAAGGGCTGTCGCAATCATGATAGGAACCAGGATGGATCCTGAGTACATGGCTAGTAAGTGTTGCAAGCCAAGAACGGCTGCTTGCGAATGTTTTTCTTGAGTTTGCATTAGAGATCTGCCTCCTTAAATACGACTTGACCATTTTCAAAACGATCCAAACGAGCGAGTGATAGAACAGGGTAGCCTGCTTTTTCAAGCAAATCACGGCCATCTTGGAAAGATTTTTCAATCACGATACCGATAGCTTCGACTGTGGCACCAGCTTGTTCGATGATTTGAATCAAGCCTTTGGCAGCTTGGCCATTAGCAAGGAAATCGTCGATAATCAAGACCTTGTCCTCTGGTGAGAGGAATTTTCCAGCGATAGAAACGGTGCTGCTCACTTGCTTGGTAAAGGAGTAAACTTCGGCAGTTAAGATACCTTCGTTCATAGTGATGTTCTTAGCTTTTTTAGCAAAAATCATGGGAACGTTTAAGGCCTCAGCTGTAAAAACGGCTGGGGCAATACCTGACGCTTCAATGGTTACGACCTTAGTAATGCCAGCAGAAGCAAATTTTTCCGCAAAGACCTTACCAATCTCTCGCATCAAGCTAAAGTCAACTTGGTGGGTTAAAAAGGAATCCACCTTGAGGATGTTATCACCCAAGATATGCCCATCCTTGAGGATGCGCTCTTCTAATAGTTTCATAAGACCTCCTAAAGTCTAAAAGCCACTACGTTTTCTTGTTTCAGATTTCTATATAGTAAAAACCGATAGAAAAAGGACCTACTTAATCTCTAAGCAAGTCCCTAAAATAGGCATGTCGAAAAAGACCATCCCCTCAAGCTGACTTACTTATTGTTAGGTGTTCCGGCACCTTGTAGAAACGTCGTGCCAATTCACGACATAAACAAGTAAAACGATATTTAATTTTAAATAGGCTTGTTCCAATGTTTTTATTTTACACCAAATGACTTTAGAAATCAAATGTTTTGTTAGTGTTTTGTAATAAAAAACGAACAAATTGAAGAAAAATGGACAAATTATCAATTTTAGGCTAACATTTAGAAGATTTTTCCATCATCAAAGGCACATTATCAAGATTCTTCAAGACCTGACAATATGCCTTTTTCTGATTTGAAAGATTTTTTCTATTGTCTACTCGCTAAATCTTAAAAAATAGCCATCTGGATCTAAAACTGCAAATTCATGAGGATATATAAAGCTATCTCCTACTCGAAATTCTCTTTTTGTCAGGGGACGATGGATAGGATAGTCAGCTTCCAGCAGTTTTTGGTGGAGCTGAGGAACATTTGCAATGCCAAAGGAAATATTGACACCGCGCCCGAAAGGATAGGTCAGCTGAGCTAATTCTTCTGCGCTTCCTTCTTCTAGCATAAGTTGGCAGTCTTCAAGCGAGAGGAAGAGAAATTTCTCCTCTGGACGCTCGTATTCGACAGAGAATCCTAGCAGGTCGCAGTAGAAGTGGCGTGATTTTTCGATGTCAGATACTACAAATTCAGGAATGACAGCTTGATAGTCCATTCACTTTCTCCTTAGAGTTCAATCTCCATGACAATGGGTGTGTGGTCTTGGCGAGCACCTGAGTCAATCATATCGGATTTAGTGACCTTGTCAGCCACGCGGTTGCTTGTCAGCCAGTAGTCGATTCTCCAGCCTGTATTGTTGATTTTAGAAGTCTTGCTGCGCTGTGCCCACCAAGTGTAGCGTTCGGGGACATCGCCGTGAACATGACGGAAAGTATCGGTAAATCCAGTTGCCAAGAGGTTGGTAAATCCAGCACGTTCCTCGTCTGTAAATCCTGGTGAACGGCGGTTGCTGGCAGGATTTGCAAGGTCGATTTCATTGTGGGCTACATTGTAGTCACCGGTTGCAAGGACTGGTTTTTCTTTGTCTAGTTCAGCCAAATATTCCGCATATTTGACATCCCAGACTTGACGTTCTTCCAAGCGTTTGAGTCCATCGCCAGCATTTGGTGTGTAAACTTGGGTTACGAAAAATTCATCAAATTCTAGAGTGATGATACGGCCTTCCAAGTCCATGGTAGACGGAGCACCGATTTCTGGGAAAGTGACAGTGGGTGTGAGTTCTTTCTTATAGAGGAACATGGTTCCAGCATAGCCTTTACGGGCAGGCTCTTGAGAAGAACGCCACGTGTTTTCGTAGTCTGGGAAGAGTTCTTCTAAAATTTCCAAGTGTTTCTTTGTAGGCCCTTTGGCAGAAAGCTTGGTTTCTTGGATAGCAATGATATCAGCATTTTCAGCGACCAAGGTTTGTAGGACTTCTTGGGACAATTTGGCACGAGCTGAGTCACTAGTTAGGGCAGCATTGAGGGAATCAATATTCCATGAGATAAGTTTCATAAAGTTACCTTTTTCATTCAGATTATAGATTTTATTATACCAAAAAAAGGCCTATTTCCCCAACGTATGGTTTGAAAATTACTCTTTAGACTTTATTCTGAGAAAATAAAAATTCCCTAAACTATTTAGAAAAAAATCTAAATAGATCTTGTGTTTAGAATGGAAAGGTGTATAATGTTATTTAGAAAAACATCTAAATAGAAAGTGAAGTGTACAAATATGTCAAATAAGAGAACAATCCTTCTTTTTGTGGTCTTGGCTTATGGCCTTGCTTGGATAGTATGGTTGACACTATGGCTAAGTGGTGTTGGTCTAAATTCTCCATGGAGTCAACTTGCTAGTATTGTAGCCATGTGGATGCCTGCACTTGCAGTCTTTCTCTTAGGGAAAATCACGAATCAACCTAGTGGAATCAAATCTAAATTAGTTGTGAATCTCAAGAGCAACTGGCACTTTTACTTACTAGCTATCTGGTTACCAGCAGTCATCAGTTTTTTAGGAGCGGGACTTTATTTTCTTGTATTCCCTAGCAATTTCAGCCTTGGTTTTGAATCTATTCAAGCCATCTTACAAGAAAAAGGTGTCTCTCAATCAGCCATTCCCTTATCTTTCTTAGCCTTGATTCAAATCCTAGCTAGTTTGACCTACGCTCCTTTTTTTAATAGTTTTTTTGCATTGGGAGAGGAAATTGGTTGGCGTGGCTATCTTTACCCAGCTCTAAGAGGACGCTTTTCAATAGTCCAGACTCATGTCTTGCTTGGTCTCATTTGGAGTCTTTGGCATCTACCAATCAATTTGCAAGGATATAATTATGGTCTTACTTATTTTGATTATCCTGTTTTGGGAGTTGTTGCTATGTTTCTATTTTGTTTTAGCCTAGGAATATTGTTGAGCTGGTTGTTGGAAAAGACAGGTTCTATCTGGGCTTCTGCCCTATTTCATGGGGCAATCAATGCAACTGCCGGTATTGGGTTACTATTTCAATTACCAGGAGAAAAAGTTTCAAACCTCTTGATTT
The Streptococcus toyakuensis genome window above contains:
- a CDS encoding TetR/AcrR family transcriptional regulator, with the translated sequence MTKIDRRISKTKKAIYQAFLQLLNAKGYEATTVQDIIDLADVGRSTFYCHYESKELLLDELCRYLFHHLFEREQAISTKDYLAHLFLHFQKNQDHITSLLFSKNDYFLRQLHKELEHHVYSVLADDLKEGHPSLPISYLQHLVVSNFIETLTWWLKKGQDFTDQEVVQFYLEILHANSK
- a CDS encoding cation diffusion facilitator family transporter, with product MKAKYAIWLAFFLNLTYAIVEFIAGGVFGSSAVLADSVHDLGDAIAIGISAFLETISNREEDNQYSLGYKRFSLLGALVTAIILMTGSVLVILENVTKILNPQPVNDEGILWLGIIAITINVLASLVVSKGKTKNESILSLHFLEDTLGWVAVILMAIILRFTDWYILDPLLSLVISFFILSKALPRFWSTVKIFLDAVPEGINIKQVKSGLERLDNVASLNQLNLWTMDGLEKNAIVHVCIKEMGNMEACKESIRIFLKDCGFQNITIEVDADLETHREHKRQVCDLEPNHGHRH
- the nmlR gene encoding stress response transcriptional regulator NmlR → MNIKSASDLLGISADTIRYYERVGLVPPITRTATGIRDFQDHDIEALEFIKCFRSAGVSVDSLVDYMSLYQKGDETREKRLGILEEEKKKLEERLSQLQVALNRLNLKIKLYKEGKI
- a CDS encoding zinc-binding dehydrogenase, producing MKSAVYTKAGQVGLATIERPQIIDADDAIIRVVRACVCGSDLWRYRNPETKAGHKNSGHEAIGIVEETGESITTVKPGDFVIVPFTHGCGECDACLAGFDGSCDNHIGNNLGGDFQAEYIRFHYANWALVKIPGQPSDYTEGMLKSLLTLADVMPTGYHAARVANVQKGDKVVVIGDGAVGQCAVIAAKMRGASQIILMSRHEDRQKMALESGATAFVAERGQEGIAKVREILSGGADAALECVGTEAAVEQALGVLHNGGRMGFVGVPHYNNRALGSTFMQNISVAGGAASATTYDKQFLLKAVLDGDINPGRVFTSSYKLEDIDQAYKDMDERKTIKSMIVMA
- the galR gene encoding DNA-binding transcriptional regulator GalR encodes the protein MATLKDIAQLASVSIATVSRVLNRDQSLSVTEETRHRILTVAEELGYTKHLKTGESHKPKQKIAIIQWVSEQGELDDLYYYQIRLGIEKRAQELDYDILRYFNDHPFTLSEEVIGILCIGKFSRAQISAFEEYQKPLVFLDSDTLSLGHTCIITDFYTAMKQVVDYFLSQGMDRIGILTGLEETTDQEEIIEDKRLENFRNYSQAKGIYHDELVFQGSFTAQSGYDLMKEAIQNLGDQLPPAFFAASDSLAIGSLRALQEAGINLPDRVSLISFNDTSLTKQVYPPLSSITVYTEEMGRAGMDILNKEVLHGRKIPSLTMLGTRLTLRESTLP
- a CDS encoding galactokinase, which codes for MTQHLTAETLRKDFLAVFGQEADQTFFSPGRINLIGEHTDYNGGHVFPAAISLGTYGAARKRDDQVLRFYSANFEDKGIIEVPLADLKFEKEHNWTNYPKGVLHFLQEAGHVIDKGFDFYVYGNIPNGAGLSSSASLELLTGVVAEHLFDLKLERLDLVKIGKQTENNFIGVNSGIMDQFAIGMGADQRAIYLDTNNLEYDLVPLDLKDNVVVIMNTNKRRELADSKYNERRAECEKAVEELQVALDIQTLGELDEWAFDQYSYLIKDENRLKRARHAVLENQRTLKAQVALQAGDLETFGRLMNASHVSLEHDYEVTGLELDTLVHTAWTQEGVLGARMTGAGFGGCAIALVQKDAVDAFKEAVGKHYEEVVGYAPSFYIAEVAGGTRVLD
- a CDS encoding UDP-glucose--hexose-1-phosphate uridylyltransferase, which codes for MTLVDKFVTHVISESSFEEMDRIYLTNRVLARVGDGVLEVETNLDKVIDLKDQLVEEAVRLETIEDSQTEREILGAELMDLVTPCPSQVNRDFWATYARSPEQSIEDFYQLSQKNDYIKLKAIAKNIAYRVPSDYGELEITINLSKPEKDPKEIAAAKLVQASNYPQCQLCLENEGYHGRVNHPARSNHRIIRFEMAGQEWGFQYSPYAYFNEHCIFLDGQHRPMAISRQSFERLLAIVEQFPGYFAGSNADLPIVGGSILTHDHYQGGRHVFPMELAPLQKTFSFTGFEQVKAGIVKWPMSVLRLTSDSKEELINLADKILQEWRQYSDPAVQILAETDGIPHHTITPIARKRDGQFELDLVLRDNQTSAEHPDGIYHPHNDVQHIKKENIGLIEVMGLAILPPRLKEEVEQVASYLVGEADTVASYHQEWVDRLRAQYPDITDKEKALEIVKDSVGAIFARVLEDAGVYKQTEQGQTAFMRFVEQVGILPD
- a CDS encoding PaaI family thioesterase gives rise to the protein MKDFHFDAISAFENYEIEQMRDGHVVVTTKVVDSSLNYYGNAHGGYLFTLCDQISGLVVISLGLDGVTLQSSINYLKAGKLDDVLTIKGECVHQGRTTCVVDVDITNQEGRNVCKATFTMFVTGQRSEDRQVRI
- a CDS encoding nucleobase:cation symporter-2 family protein, which produces MQTQEKHSQAAVLGLQHLLAMYSGSILVPIMIATALGYSTEQLTYLISTDIFMCGVATFLQLQLNKYFGIGLPVVLGVAFQSVAPLIMIGQSHGSGAMFGALIASGIYVVLVSGIFSKVANLFPSIVTGSVITTIGLTLIPVAIGNMGNNVPEPTSQCLLLAAITVLIILLINIFTKGFIKSISILIGLVVGTAIAASMGLVDFSPVAAAPLVHVPTPLYFGMPTFEISSIVMMCIIATVSMVESTGVYLALSDITKDPIDSTRLRNGYRAEGLAVLLGGIFNTFPYTGFSQNVGLVKLSGIKTRLPIYYAAGFLVLLGLLPKFGALAQIIPSPVLGGAMLVMFGFVSIQGMQILARVDFANNEHNFLIAAVSIAAGVGLNNSNLFISMPTAFQMFFSNGIVVASLLAIVLNAVLNHKKK